From a single Aggregatilinea lenta genomic region:
- a CDS encoding arginase family protein — protein sequence MHVQLIVDPVDSGQVGQRMGRGPLRFRDGGLPEALTAAGHTVTQADVTPGEGFVPEPKAAFQIHQRIATCVRSSDAFPLLLSGNCNACIGALAGLGLPDIGVIWMDTHGDFNTPDTSTSGFFDGMGLAAAAGRCWGAALAALPGFVPLPEAQIVHVGSRDLDAEEARLMIASPLALVDAAQIQRDGVTGALGPALDALRKRVERVYLHLDLDVLDASIAPANEFDAPPGGLSVEQAEAVIRAIGARFALVGAGLASYDPAYDPDGRTLAAGIRLAEAIVSCGE from the coding sequence ATGCACGTTCAACTGATCGTCGATCCGGTCGATTCGGGGCAGGTCGGCCAGCGGATGGGTCGCGGCCCGCTGCGTTTCCGAGATGGCGGCCTGCCAGAAGCGCTCACGGCAGCCGGGCACACCGTCACGCAGGCGGACGTCACGCCCGGCGAGGGTTTCGTGCCCGAACCGAAGGCCGCATTCCAGATCCACCAGCGGATTGCGACGTGCGTGCGGAGCAGCGACGCTTTCCCGCTGCTGCTGTCGGGCAACTGCAACGCCTGCATCGGCGCGCTGGCCGGGCTGGGCCTGCCCGATATCGGCGTGATCTGGATGGACACCCACGGGGACTTCAACACACCGGACACGAGCACGTCCGGCTTCTTCGACGGCATGGGACTCGCCGCCGCAGCGGGCCGCTGCTGGGGCGCGGCGCTGGCCGCACTGCCCGGCTTCGTGCCGCTGCCGGAAGCGCAAATCGTGCACGTAGGCAGCCGCGACCTGGACGCGGAGGAGGCGCGGCTGATGATCGCGTCGCCGCTGGCGCTGGTCGATGCGGCGCAGATTCAGCGCGACGGTGTGACGGGGGCGCTCGGCCCCGCGCTCGACGCCCTGCGCAAGCGGGTCGAGCGGGTGTACCTGCACCTGGACCTGGATGTGCTCGACGCATCAATTGCCCCGGCCAACGAATTTGATGCGCCGCCCGGCGGCCTGAGCGTCGAGCAGGCGGAAGCGGTTATCCGCGCGATTGGCGCGCGCTTCGCGCTGGTCGGCGCGGGCCTCGCCTCCTACGATCCAGCCTACGACCCCGACGGGCGCACGCTGGCGGCGGGCATCCGGTTGGCGGAGGCGATTGTCAGTTGCGGAGAATAG
- a CDS encoding cytochrome c maturation protein CcmE domain-containing protein, translating into MAEINWEKSSVLAGKGVKVKRSVRWQFLVVGIGLLVVVVYLLVSSAGARYYLTLDELVNDPSMLGKTVRVSGAVDGDPIFNPETQELHFVVANVPNDAETIREQGGLAAVLHKAVEDPDAVRVSVIAYDKEIPDMLQNEAQAIMSGRLVEDGNGGYTFLAEEIMLKCPSRYEEDVPQQIAENS; encoded by the coding sequence ATGGCCGAAATCAATTGGGAAAAGAGCAGTGTCCTCGCCGGTAAAGGGGTAAAAGTTAAGCGATCCGTCCGCTGGCAGTTCCTGGTCGTGGGCATTGGCCTGCTGGTCGTGGTCGTCTATTTGCTGGTGTCCAGCGCCGGGGCGCGCTATTACCTCACCCTGGACGAGCTGGTCAACGATCCTTCGATGCTCGGTAAGACCGTGCGCGTGTCGGGCGCAGTCGATGGTGATCCGATCTTCAACCCCGAAACGCAGGAACTGCACTTCGTCGTGGCGAATGTACCGAACGATGCCGAGACCATCCGCGAGCAGGGCGGGCTGGCGGCGGTGCTGCATAAGGCCGTCGAGGACCCGGACGCCGTGCGGGTGAGCGTCATCGCGTACGACAAGGAAATCCCGGACATGCTGCAGAACGAGGCCCAGGCGATTATGTCGGGCCGCCTTGTGGAAGACGGCAACGGCGGCTACACGTTCCTGGCCGAAGAGATTATGCTGAAGTGCCCCAGCCGCTACGAAGAGGACGTGCCGCAGCAGATTGCGGAAAACTCGTAA
- a CDS encoding c-type cytochrome, which yields MKRVILGLALLAGVVFAAWSGPARTALAQGGEQGDDPTAPYQGAAVYAEFCQSCHGDQGQGRGEGPAFRAIAFDPETAHDVIADGLDSDPRDGVAMPPFAQLSGGLLTEHQIEALLAYMVTWGTGETPPLPMPRLDAIIADYVPDEGEELDAGAQIYATSCYGCHGRSGQGRVPPNFPPLLLTNNALTLVRDGTESPYMPAFGAEHGGPLDDAALEALNAYLASWTISEPLEDPSSEGYGTLVILMGVAAIVTVGGVIMARENAA from the coding sequence ATGAAACGTGTGATACTTGGTCTGGCGCTGCTGGCCGGTGTGGTGTTCGCGGCATGGTCTGGCCCGGCACGCACGGCGCTGGCGCAGGGTGGCGAGCAAGGGGACGACCCGACTGCGCCTTACCAGGGCGCGGCGGTGTATGCCGAGTTCTGCCAGTCCTGCCACGGCGACCAGGGCCAGGGACGCGGCGAGGGTCCGGCTTTCCGCGCAATCGCGTTCGATCCTGAGACAGCGCACGACGTCATTGCGGACGGCCTGGACAGCGATCCGCGTGACGGCGTGGCGATGCCGCCCTTCGCGCAGCTTTCGGGCGGGCTGCTGACCGAACACCAGATCGAGGCGCTGCTGGCCTACATGGTGACCTGGGGCACAGGCGAGACGCCGCCGCTGCCCATGCCGCGCCTGGACGCGATCATCGCGGATTACGTGCCGGACGAGGGCGAGGAACTGGACGCCGGTGCGCAGATTTACGCCACGTCGTGCTACGGCTGCCACGGACGCAGCGGCCAGGGCCGCGTGCCGCCGAACTTCCCGCCGCTGCTGCTGACCAACAATGCCCTGACCCTGGTGCGCGACGGGACCGAAAGCCCTTACATGCCTGCGTTCGGCGCGGAGCACGGCGGTCCGCTGGACGACGCGGCGCTCGAAGCGTTGAACGCCTATCTCGCGTCGTGGACGATCAGCGAGCCGCTCGAAGATCCGTCGTCCGAGGGCTACGGCACGCTGGTGATCTTGATGGGCGTCGCGGCGATTGTGACCGTCGGTGGCGTGATCATGGCGCGCGAGAACGCGGCCTGA
- a CDS encoding alpha/beta hydrolase — MKHESGTFEGVGGQVIFTQHWLPDRAPRAVVMLAHGIAEHSGRYEHVARHLVEGRYAVYALDHRGHGKSEGERVMVGAFEDYVTDLRSYFEQVRATQPDLPVFLYGHSMGSLIALLFAAQYQDDLAGLITTGTALVLPGANRVMVTLVNLLDRAIPGVRLIPFDAEDVSRDPAVVSAYVNDPLVNRRRFKVHMIAELTGASLKARRALKSLRLPYLALHGGADRSCLPEGADIIRETCSTPDLTVKVYDGLYHEVHNEPEQVQVLDDIVRWLDAHATVRA, encoded by the coding sequence ATGAAACACGAGTCTGGAACGTTCGAAGGCGTTGGCGGGCAGGTGATTTTCACGCAGCACTGGCTGCCGGATCGCGCGCCGCGCGCGGTGGTCATGCTCGCGCACGGCATCGCGGAGCACAGCGGGCGCTATGAGCACGTCGCGCGCCATCTGGTGGAAGGCAGATACGCGGTTTACGCGCTGGATCATCGAGGACACGGCAAGTCTGAAGGCGAGCGCGTCATGGTCGGCGCGTTTGAAGATTACGTGACCGATCTGCGCAGCTACTTCGAGCAGGTGCGCGCCACGCAGCCCGATCTCCCCGTGTTCCTCTACGGGCACAGCATGGGATCGCTCATTGCGCTGCTATTCGCGGCGCAGTACCAGGACGACCTCGCGGGACTGATCACCACCGGCACGGCGCTGGTGCTGCCGGGCGCCAACCGCGTGATGGTGACGCTGGTGAACCTGCTCGACCGTGCGATCCCCGGTGTGCGCCTGATTCCCTTCGACGCCGAGGATGTCAGCCGCGATCCGGCGGTGGTGAGCGCCTATGTCAACGATCCACTGGTGAACCGGCGGCGGTTTAAGGTGCACATGATCGCAGAACTGACTGGGGCCAGCCTGAAGGCCCGGCGCGCGCTGAAGTCGCTGCGCCTGCCGTACCTGGCGCTGCACGGCGGGGCGGATCGCTCCTGTCTGCCGGAAGGAGCTGACATCATCCGTGAGACGTGCAGCACACCCGATCTCACGGTCAAGGTCTACGACGGGTTGTACCACGAGGTACACAACGAGCCGGAGCAGGTGCAGGTTCTGGACGACATCGTGCGCTGGCTGGACGCGCACGCGACGGTCCGCGCTTGA